A part of Agromyces protaetiae genomic DNA contains:
- a CDS encoding class I SAM-dependent methyltransferase, whose protein sequence is MTTVDRHEGDWLDDNRANWDDRVPVHVASPFYDRDTVRSGGSVLDPISKAGVERLFPEGLDGVRVLHLQCHFGSDTLSLANLGATVIGLDFSRPAVEEARSAAAALGYDSYRARFIEGNVYDARRLLPEPESFDLVFVTWGTINWLPDVAEWARIVAWFLKPGGRLYFADGHPTAWMFDAPETVAKSEADVSKATDASRPVLPVVRYPYAQEGPDVLEDPSDYADPGASIEHARTWEWAHPLSETMRALRDAGLAIDEFEEHYRLPWQAFPGLSELGEGMYGWPAEPWIPLAVEIVARHETSAER, encoded by the coding sequence ATGACGACGGTCGACCGGCACGAGGGCGACTGGCTCGACGACAACCGCGCCAACTGGGACGACCGCGTGCCGGTGCACGTCGCGAGCCCGTTCTACGACCGCGACACCGTGCGCTCGGGCGGCAGCGTGCTCGACCCCATCTCGAAGGCGGGCGTCGAGCGACTCTTCCCCGAGGGGCTCGACGGTGTGCGGGTGCTGCACCTGCAGTGCCATTTCGGCTCCGACACGCTCTCGCTCGCGAACCTCGGTGCGACGGTCATCGGGCTCGACTTCTCGCGGCCTGCGGTCGAAGAGGCGCGGAGCGCCGCGGCGGCGCTCGGCTACGACTCGTATCGGGCCCGGTTCATCGAGGGCAACGTCTACGACGCACGGCGGCTTCTGCCCGAGCCCGAGTCGTTCGACCTCGTGTTCGTCACGTGGGGCACGATCAACTGGCTTCCCGACGTCGCCGAGTGGGCGCGCATCGTCGCGTGGTTCCTGAAGCCCGGCGGGAGGCTGTACTTCGCCGACGGGCACCCGACGGCGTGGATGTTCGACGCGCCCGAGACGGTCGCGAAGAGCGAGGCGGATGTCTCGAAGGCGACGGATGCCTCGCGGCCGGTCTTGCCCGTCGTGCGCTACCCGTACGCGCAGGAGGGCCCTGACGTGCTCGAGGATCCGAGCGACTACGCCGACCCCGGGGCATCCATCGAGCATGCCCGCACGTGGGAGTGGGCGCACCCGCTCTCGGAGACCATGCGCGCGCTCCGCGACGCAGGGCTCGCGATCGACGAGTTCGAGGAGCACTACCGGCTGCCGTGGCAGGCGTTCCCGGGGCTCTCCGAGCTCGGCGAGGGCATGTACGGGTGGCCGGCCGAGCCGTGGATCCCGCTCGCCGTCGAGATCGTCGCGCGGCACGAGACATCCGCCGAGCGTTGA
- a CDS encoding zinc-dependent metalloprotease: protein MADRDDTGEGASPEDEFRDMFREFLSGSGGMDAANLAKAAGLPNDPAALQAIFSQLQHAMANAGDGIDWSIALKQGEQRASVEQRQLDDAERARFDQAFQVASLWLDEAVDVSSLPQGPELLTRRAWVAATMPVWTQVAEPVALSIADSLTKVMSEQAPEEMRSMIQGATGMLRGIGGTLFAMQLGQVVGQLATEVVSGGDIGIPLMEDGRASILPQNVAEFGADLEIASDQIELYLAVREIAHARLFRHARWLRLHLVTAITTYARGIGIDIEKLEELAEGFDPSNTDALRSAVENGALIKPRSDSQQAALDRLETMLALVEGWVDVVTADATTRLPGADRIAETIRRRRASGGPAESALATLVGLELRPRRLREAAAMWRAVTDAVGVAQRDALWAHPDLLPLAADLDDPAGLVARLTGTDAEVNSADDEFDQALEQLLRGETPAAPGEDGEDPA from the coding sequence ATGGCCGACCGCGACGACACCGGCGAAGGTGCGAGCCCCGAAGACGAGTTCCGCGACATGTTCCGCGAGTTCCTGTCGGGCTCGGGCGGCATGGATGCCGCGAACCTCGCGAAAGCGGCGGGCCTGCCGAACGACCCGGCCGCCCTGCAGGCGATCTTCTCCCAGCTCCAGCACGCGATGGCGAACGCCGGCGACGGCATCGACTGGTCGATCGCCCTGAAGCAGGGCGAGCAGCGCGCGTCGGTCGAGCAGCGTCAGCTCGACGACGCCGAGCGCGCGCGCTTCGATCAGGCGTTCCAGGTCGCATCCCTCTGGCTCGACGAGGCGGTGGATGTCTCCTCCCTCCCCCAGGGCCCCGAGCTCTTGACCCGCCGCGCGTGGGTCGCGGCGACGATGCCCGTGTGGACGCAGGTCGCCGAGCCCGTCGCGCTTTCGATCGCCGACTCGCTCACGAAGGTGATGAGCGAGCAGGCGCCCGAAGAGATGCGGTCGATGATCCAGGGCGCGACGGGGATGCTCCGGGGCATCGGCGGGACCCTCTTCGCGATGCAGCTCGGCCAGGTCGTGGGCCAGCTCGCGACCGAGGTGGTCTCGGGCGGCGACATCGGCATCCCCCTCATGGAGGACGGTCGGGCCTCGATCCTGCCGCAGAACGTCGCGGAGTTCGGCGCCGACCTCGAGATCGCCTCCGACCAGATCGAGCTGTACCTCGCGGTGCGCGAGATCGCGCACGCACGGTTGTTCCGTCACGCGCGCTGGCTTCGACTGCACCTCGTCACGGCCATCACGACGTACGCGCGCGGGATCGGCATCGACATCGAGAAGCTCGAGGAGCTCGCCGAGGGCTTCGACCCGTCGAACACCGACGCGCTGCGCTCGGCGGTCGAGAACGGCGCGCTCATCAAACCGCGGAGCGACTCGCAACAGGCGGCGCTCGACCGGCTCGAGACGATGCTCGCGCTCGTCGAGGGATGGGTCGACGTCGTCACGGCGGATGCCACGACTCGCCTGCCCGGCGCCGACCGCATCGCCGAGACCATCCGTCGCCGCCGGGCGTCGGGCGGTCCCGCCGAGTCGGCGCTCGCGACCCTCGTGGGTCTCGAGCTGCGGCCGCGTCGCCTCCGCGAGGCGGCCGCGATGTGGCGGGCCGTGACCGATGCGGTCGGCGTCGCGCAGCGCGACGCGCTGTGGGCCCACCCCGACCTCCTGCCGCTCGCGGCCGATCTCGACGACCCCGCCGGGCTCGTCGCGCGACTCACGGGAACCGACGCCGAGGTCAACTCGGCCGACGACGAATTCGACCAGGCGCTCGAGCAGCTCCTTCGAGGCGAGACGCCGGCGGCGCCCGGCGAAGACGGCGAAGACCCCGCGTAG
- a CDS encoding ATP-dependent helicase: protein MDVGDARDRGRDIRRLRDIRRPEGRFVTEPDVILAALDEEQRIVAEALIGPVCVLAGAGTGKTRAITHRIAYGVASGTYDPARVMALTFTARAAAELRSRLNLLGAGRVQARTFHAAALAQLGHFWPLVVGGPAPRVLDFKGRLLGQAAERAKVRVDTATLRDVAAHIEWRKVQLLSPAEYEQRLPSRGPAGDLTIPQHLAIMDAYEELKDERRMLDFEDVLLVTAGMIETEPSVAMHVREQYRHFVVDEYQDVSPAQQRLLELWLGDRRDLCVVGDASQTIYSFAGATADYLLGFERTYADATLVRLEHNYRSTAPIVETANRLMRGREGALRLRADVADVSTDASARASGAPEPVVCEHPDELVEARAVGALIRDRLAAGVKPEDVAILIRVNSQSGVYEQALEDAGVPVRVRGAQRFFDRPEVREAVHALRAAALAPTDEPLFKSVSDVLRSLGWSLAAPEGPGAVRSRWESLNAIAKLVDDVPPSTTFREFADQLRARAETQHEPTVEAVTIATLHSAKGLEWDEVFIVGLTEGLVPIAYAKGLAAIDEERRLFYVGITRARRRLELSWARRIGEVLVQIESRHASFESSTSARRVRSDRPPPRRSTPAADLDGRVDEGREPLAEVVVDGGGREGGRLEVGTHVLPGRRGRSQLARDHGPRVVGIATAEIDAPQARGIARKHERSDGRGRAVAHDRDVRDVATHEGEVLGGQHDPVGDEHDRRDGSGRRVGGVGVCATAE, encoded by the coding sequence GTGGACGTCGGCGACGCCCGCGATCGCGGCCGAGACATCCGCCGGCTCCGAGACATCCGCCGCCCCGAAGGCCGCTTCGTGACCGAGCCCGACGTGATCCTCGCCGCGCTCGACGAGGAGCAGCGCATCGTCGCCGAGGCCCTCATCGGTCCGGTGTGCGTGCTCGCGGGAGCGGGCACGGGCAAGACGCGCGCGATCACGCACCGCATCGCGTACGGCGTCGCGTCGGGCACGTACGATCCGGCGCGCGTCATGGCGCTCACGTTCACGGCGCGCGCGGCGGCAGAGCTCCGGTCGCGGCTCAACCTGCTCGGCGCAGGCCGGGTGCAGGCGCGCACATTCCACGCGGCGGCGCTCGCGCAGCTCGGGCACTTCTGGCCGCTCGTCGTCGGCGGGCCGGCGCCGCGCGTGCTCGACTTCAAGGGGCGGCTGCTCGGCCAGGCCGCCGAGCGTGCGAAGGTCAGGGTCGACACGGCGACGCTACGGGATGTCGCGGCGCACATCGAGTGGCGCAAGGTGCAGCTGTTGAGTCCCGCCGAGTACGAGCAGCGGCTGCCGTCGCGCGGTCCGGCGGGCGACCTCACGATCCCGCAGCACCTCGCGATCATGGACGCCTACGAAGAGCTGAAAGACGAGCGCCGCATGCTCGACTTCGAAGACGTGCTCCTCGTCACCGCGGGCATGATCGAGACCGAGCCGTCGGTCGCGATGCACGTGCGCGAGCAGTACCGCCACTTCGTCGTCGACGAGTATCAGGACGTCTCGCCCGCCCAGCAGCGCCTGCTCGAGCTGTGGCTCGGCGACCGCCGCGACCTGTGCGTCGTCGGCGACGCGAGCCAGACGATCTACAGCTTCGCGGGCGCGACCGCCGACTACCTGCTCGGATTCGAGCGGACGTACGCCGACGCGACGCTCGTGCGCCTCGAGCACAACTACCGGTCGACGGCGCCCATCGTCGAGACCGCGAACCGCCTCATGCGCGGTCGCGAGGGGGCGTTGCGATTGCGGGCGGATGTCGCGGATGTCTCGACGGATGCCTCGGCGCGCGCCTCCGGGGCGCCCGAGCCCGTCGTGTGCGAACACCCCGACGAGCTCGTCGAGGCACGAGCGGTCGGGGCGCTCATCCGCGATCGGCTCGCGGCGGGCGTGAAGCCCGAAGACGTCGCGATCCTCATTCGGGTGAACTCGCAGTCGGGCGTCTACGAACAGGCCCTCGAAGATGCGGGTGTGCCCGTGCGGGTGCGGGGCGCGCAGCGCTTCTTCGACCGGCCCGAGGTCCGCGAGGCCGTGCACGCGCTCCGCGCGGCGGCGCTCGCGCCGACCGACGAGCCGCTGTTCAAGTCGGTGAGCGACGTGCTGCGCTCGCTCGGCTGGTCGCTCGCGGCGCCCGAGGGCCCGGGTGCCGTGCGGTCGCGGTGGGAGTCGCTCAACGCGATCGCGAAGCTCGTCGACGACGTGCCGCCCTCGACGACGTTCCGCGAGTTCGCCGATCAGTTGCGAGCTCGCGCCGAGACACAGCACGAGCCGACGGTCGAAGCGGTGACGATCGCGACGCTGCACTCGGCGAAGGGTCTCGAGTGGGACGAAGTCTTCATCGTGGGACTCACCGAGGGGCTCGTGCCCATCGCGTACGCCAAAGGCCTTGCGGCGATCGACGAGGAGCGCCGCCTGTTCTACGTCGGCATCACGCGGGCACGGCGACGACTCGAACTGAGCTGGGCGCGCCGGATCGGGGAGGTCCTCGTGCAGATCGAGAGCCGTCACGCTTCCTTCGAGAGCTCGACATCCGCACGCAGGGTGCGGAGCGACCGCCCGCCGCCGCGGCGGAGCACCCCGGCCGCTGACCTCGACGGTCGCGTCGACGAGGGACGGGAGCCGCTCGCCGAGGTAGTCGTCGACGGCGGCGGCCGCGAGGGCGGCCGCCTCGAAGTCGGCACGCACGTGCTGCCCGGGCGACGGGGCCGAAGCCAGCTGGCTCGCGACCATGGGCCACGCGTCGTCGGCATCGCGACGGCCGAGATCGATGCACCGCAGGCACGCGGAATCGCCCGGAAGCACGAACGGTCCGACGGTCGCGGTCGCGCCGTGGCGCACGATCGGGACGTGCGGGATGTCGCGACGCATGAGGGGGAGGTGCTGGGCGGGCAGCACGACCCGGTCGGCGACGAGCACGACCGCCGAGATGGCAGCGGGCGCCGAGTCGGCGGCGTCGGCGTGTGTGCCACCGCCGAATGA
- a CDS encoding phosphotransferase yields the protein MATAAVPGLEVRAAAPHTRRSGGGYDAVLLHTTDGRHLLIRVPRSQAAETEQSADLVAIRSITTGIRSRLPFDVPAFVGQTPIDGTRAIVTEFVPGAVRTPDELTAESRLAESVGLAIAAIHMLPAGFVADAGLPRATAADCRDDVVALIGRAADTGRLPAALVRRWEQAADDAALWRFEPTVVNGLLTADSILVDGDHVSGVVGWSALAVGDPARDLHWLLTSRGEAAERALEAYLVARQGAADEHLARRALLYGELELARWLLHGVDSHDADIVADAVSLLDGLVQRVHDHSSEPLGVETGPIMTVGEVERMLDDTPREHRQREAGDAFLTDSYDFSELRRDGLAGDEPADLTAPLPLDLSDWGDADPAATQPIDVLDAAEAAEASAGAGAGEASAAQSDAADAASADAQAPRNAASS from the coding sequence TTGGCCACAGCGGCGGTGCCCGGCCTGGAGGTTCGAGCGGCTGCCCCGCACACGCGGCGATCGGGCGGCGGCTACGACGCCGTGCTCTTGCACACGACCGACGGTCGGCATCTCCTCATCCGCGTGCCGCGGTCGCAGGCCGCCGAGACCGAGCAGTCCGCCGACCTCGTCGCGATCCGCTCCATCACGACCGGCATCCGCTCGCGGCTGCCGTTCGACGTGCCCGCGTTCGTCGGACAGACGCCGATCGACGGCACACGCGCGATCGTCACCGAGTTCGTGCCCGGCGCCGTGCGCACTCCTGACGAACTCACCGCCGAATCGCGGCTCGCCGAGTCGGTCGGGCTCGCGATCGCCGCCATCCACATGCTTCCGGCGGGGTTCGTCGCCGATGCGGGCCTCCCCCGCGCGACCGCCGCAGACTGCCGCGACGACGTCGTGGCCCTCATCGGGCGCGCTGCCGACACGGGCCGGCTCCCGGCCGCCCTCGTGCGCCGGTGGGAGCAGGCGGCCGACGACGCAGCCCTCTGGCGGTTCGAGCCGACCGTCGTCAACGGGCTCCTCACGGCCGATTCGATCCTCGTCGACGGCGACCACGTCTCGGGCGTCGTCGGCTGGTCGGCCCTCGCCGTCGGCGACCCCGCACGCGACCTGCACTGGCTGCTCACCTCTCGCGGTGAAGCCGCAGAGCGTGCCCTCGAGGCCTATCTCGTCGCGCGCCAGGGCGCCGCCGACGAGCACCTCGCGCGCCGCGCCCTGCTCTACGGCGAACTCGAACTCGCGCGCTGGCTCCTCCACGGCGTCGACTCGCACGACGCCGACATCGTCGCTGACGCCGTCTCCCTCCTCGACGGGCTCGTGCAGCGGGTCCACGACCACTCGAGCGAGCCGCTCGGCGTCGAGACCGGCCCCATCATGACGGTCGGGGAGGTCGAGCGGATGCTCGACGACACGCCTCGCGAACACCGCCAGCGCGAAGCGGGAGATGCGTTCCTCACCGACAGCTACGACTTCTCGGAGCTCCGCCGCGACGGGCTCGCAGGCGACGAGCCCGCCGACCTTACCGCACCGCTGCCACTCGACCTGAGCGACTGGGGCGACGCCGATCCGGCCGCGACGCAGCCGATCGACGTGCTCGACGCGGCCGAGGCGGCTGAGGCGTCCGCAGGTGCCGGTGCCGGCGAGGCATCCGCCGCTCAGTCCGACGCCGCCGATGCCGCGAGCGCCGACGCCCAGGCCCCGCGCAACGCCGCTTCGTCGTAG
- a CDS encoding YlbL family protein yields MSIFDDEVAPRGDRRWGISRTAPKRPFRERFGWWAIAVAIVIGIVFALLPSPYVIEQPGPVFDTLGTALSGDDEVPLITIPDEETFPTDGELNLLTVSVVGRPGQTPNWLEVASAWFDRTRSAIPAEEIFPPGVTSEDRREQNEAAMVDSQQDAIAAALVELGYEFPREVTVQSVIDGSPAQGVLEDGDVVEAVDGRSVHTVDELRRAVAEHGTDAPAEIDVLRDDVPVTVEVTPVRNGTATVLGIGVRMHYEFPIDVEIQLNDVGGPSAGMMFALGIVDKLTEGKLTGGEIFAGTGTIDSAGAVGAIGGIRQKLWGADRAGADWFLAPKSNCDEVVGHVPDGMRVFAVETLDEARDVVEAVGEGEDVSSFPSCEAPAS; encoded by the coding sequence TTGAGCATCTTCGACGACGAGGTCGCCCCGCGCGGCGACCGCCGCTGGGGCATCTCCCGGACCGCGCCGAAGCGACCGTTCCGCGAGCGTTTCGGCTGGTGGGCGATCGCTGTCGCGATCGTCATCGGCATCGTGTTCGCACTGCTGCCGTCGCCGTACGTCATCGAGCAGCCGGGGCCCGTCTTCGACACCCTCGGCACGGCGCTCTCGGGCGATGACGAGGTCCCGCTCATCACCATCCCCGACGAAGAGACCTTCCCGACCGACGGCGAGCTCAACCTCCTCACGGTGAGCGTCGTGGGGCGTCCCGGCCAGACCCCGAACTGGCTCGAGGTGGCCTCCGCGTGGTTCGACCGCACGCGCTCGGCGATCCCCGCCGAAGAGATCTTCCCTCCGGGCGTCACGTCCGAGGACCGACGCGAGCAGAACGAGGCCGCGATGGTCGACTCGCAGCAGGACGCGATCGCGGCGGCCCTCGTCGAGCTCGGCTACGAGTTCCCGCGCGAGGTAACCGTGCAGAGCGTCATCGACGGGTCGCCCGCACAGGGTGTGCTCGAGGACGGCGACGTCGTCGAGGCGGTAGACGGGCGCTCGGTGCACACGGTCGACGAACTGCGCCGGGCGGTCGCCGAGCACGGCACGGATGCTCCGGCGGAGATCGACGTCCTCCGCGACGACGTGCCCGTGACGGTCGAGGTGACCCCGGTCCGGAACGGCACTGCCACGGTGCTGGGCATCGGGGTGCGCATGCACTACGAGTTCCCGATCGACGTCGAGATCCAGCTCAACGACGTCGGCGGCCCGAGCGCGGGCATGATGTTCGCGCTCGGCATCGTCGACAAGCTGACCGAAGGGAAGCTGACGGGCGGCGAGATCTTCGCCGGAACCGGCACGATCGACTCGGCGGGCGCCGTGGGCGCCATCGGCGGCATCCGTCAGAAGCTGTGGGGTGCCGACCGGGCGGGCGCCGACTGGTTCCTCGCGCCGAAGTCGAACTGCGACGAGGTCGTCGGACATGTCCCCGACGGCATGCGCGTCTTCGCCGTCGAGACGCTCGACGAGGCGCGCGACGTCGTCGAAGCGGTCGGCGAGGGCGAGGATGTCTCATCGTTCCCGTCTTGTGAGGCGCCCGCCAGCTAG
- the nudC gene encoding NAD(+) diphosphatase: MQSPPPLTRAVVDRDAESRVDEGFPERFDADPTARVLALRAGRMLLAERVDGSAPALDLRHPSAFPEPILRLYLGRGADGAPLEARVFDDDAADAIEPQDARWAGLRVAGMIFADEAADEAADEAADESGGASSGEADFAAALATEAVALATWHERNPFCPRCGGATEPVQRGWARRCLVDDSLQFPRTDPAVIVLVTDDDDRVLLGSNAMWAKGRFSLLAGFVEPGESFEAAVVREIREEAGLAVDRIEYRASQPWPFPASLMIGLTARVAAGVDPKVAEPDGEEILELRWFTRDELASATGDVVLPGTVSIARWLLEGWYGGALPGGDAAWTSATPAIAAETSAGSETSAAPKAAS; encoded by the coding sequence GTGCAGTCCCCGCCGCCGCTCACGCGCGCCGTCGTCGATCGCGACGCCGAGTCGCGCGTCGACGAGGGCTTCCCCGAGCGGTTCGACGCCGATCCTACGGCCCGAGTGCTCGCGCTTCGCGCGGGGCGGATGCTCCTCGCCGAGCGTGTCGACGGCTCGGCGCCCGCGCTCGACCTCAGACATCCGTCGGCGTTTCCCGAGCCGATCCTGCGTCTGTATCTCGGGCGTGGCGCAGACGGTGCGCCGCTCGAGGCGCGCGTCTTCGACGACGATGCGGCGGACGCCATCGAACCGCAAGACGCGCGGTGGGCGGGGCTTCGCGTTGCCGGCATGATCTTCGCCGACGAAGCCGCCGACGAAGCGGCCGACGAAGCGGCCGACGAATCGGGCGGCGCGTCGAGCGGCGAGGCCGACTTCGCGGCCGCGCTCGCGACCGAGGCCGTCGCCCTTGCGACCTGGCACGAGCGCAACCCGTTCTGTCCTCGATGCGGCGGCGCGACCGAACCCGTGCAGCGCGGGTGGGCCCGCCGCTGCCTCGTCGACGACAGCCTCCAGTTCCCCCGCACCGACCCTGCGGTCATCGTCCTCGTGACCGACGACGACGATCGCGTACTGCTCGGGTCGAACGCGATGTGGGCGAAGGGCCGGTTCTCGCTCCTCGCCGGATTCGTCGAGCCGGGCGAGTCGTTCGAGGCCGCGGTCGTGCGCGAGATCCGCGAGGAGGCGGGCCTCGCCGTCGACCGGATCGAGTACCGCGCCTCGCAACCGTGGCCGTTCCCCGCGAGCCTCATGATCGGCCTCACGGCGCGCGTCGCGGCCGGCGTCGACCCGAAGGTCGCGGAGCCCGACGGCGAGGAGATCCTCGAATTGCGCTGGTTCACGCGTGACGAGCTCGCATCGGCGACCGGTGACGTCGTCCTGCCCGGCACGGTGTCGATCGCCCGCTGGCTTCTCGAGGGCTGGTACGGCGGCGCCCTCCCCGGCGGCGACGCGGCGTGGACGTCGGCGACGCCCGCGATCGCGGCCGAGACATCCGCCGGCTCCGAGACATCCGCCGCCCCGAAGGCCGCTTCGTGA
- a CDS encoding UPF0182 family protein, translating to MRPRVTAETHEPRTARRRAPIAITIAIVALLVIGFFVFAGLYADVLWYDQLGFVEVLTTEWFARAILFFIGFVAMAAPVWASIQIAYRSRPVYAKLNSQLDRYQEVFEPLRRLAMYGIPAVLGIFAGVATASRWELVLTWLNRTPFGQTDPQFGFDVGFYVFELPFYRSVVGFASAVVLLSTILVIATSYLYGAIRVSGREVVISKSARIQIAVTAGLYLALQAVSIWLDQYAAVTEQSSLITGAAYTEVHAVIPGRGILAIIAAAVAILFFITAIIGRWRFPLVGTALLIVSSLIIGSLYPWVVQRFQVDPSERVLEEPYIQRNIDLTRDAYGVADIDEIPYEAKTDAEPGALRSDAETTASIRLMDPAVISSAFQQLQQFRQYYQFPDDLDVDRYPLPDGGTQDSIVAVRDVNLEGLGDASTWYNSHIVYTHGYGLVAAAGNQRSVDGQPVFLQSGIPSAGQLGDFQPRVYFGQTSPAYSIVGAPDGAKPVELDYPAGGNEAEQTQTTFDGDGGPKLDNAFKKLVYALKFQSEQIFLSDAVNDDSQILYDRDPIERVKKVAPYLTPDSDVYPSVVDGRIVWIVDGYTLSDQFPYSNKVSMSEAIADSEGLTPTLAFDEINYIRNSVKATVDAYDGTVTLYAWDQDDPILQTWQKIFPATIKPMSEMSGELMSHVRYPADLFKVQRAVLGRYHVDEAGSFYSREDAWSTPKDPTQPPASELLQPPYYLTMQMPGQDAPSYSLYSTFIPESRSDQSRNVLRGYLAVDSDAGSVAGKKSDGYGKLRLLSLPEDDNVPGPGQVQNTFNSDTAVGQQLNILAQGQSDVINGNLLTVPVGGGLLYVQPVYVKSTTNTSFPLLRKVLVAFGDRIAFQDTLDQALNVLFGGDSGAAAGDETVEPDQPGTEPGAEPGTGDGTDAGAGEGVQSTELQALLNRAQQALKNKQDALAKGDWGAYGQADAELAEIVSELVALADDGASGSQPPATEAPATPAPSSVKK from the coding sequence ATGAGGCCGCGAGTGACCGCAGAGACGCACGAACCGAGAACCGCCCGCCGGAGAGCCCCGATCGCGATCACCATCGCGATCGTCGCTTTGCTCGTGATCGGGTTCTTCGTGTTCGCCGGTCTGTACGCCGACGTGCTCTGGTACGACCAGCTCGGCTTCGTCGAGGTGCTCACGACCGAGTGGTTCGCCCGAGCCATCCTCTTCTTCATCGGGTTCGTCGCGATGGCCGCGCCCGTCTGGGCGTCGATCCAGATCGCCTACCGCTCGCGACCCGTCTACGCGAAGCTCAACAGCCAGCTCGACCGCTACCAAGAGGTCTTCGAGCCGCTCCGCCGCCTCGCGATGTACGGCATCCCCGCCGTGCTCGGCATCTTCGCGGGCGTCGCGACCGCCTCGCGCTGGGAGCTCGTGCTCACGTGGCTCAACCGCACGCCGTTCGGCCAGACCGACCCGCAGTTCGGCTTCGACGTCGGCTTCTATGTGTTCGAGCTGCCCTTCTACCGGTCGGTCGTGGGATTCGCCTCGGCGGTCGTGCTGCTCTCGACGATCCTCGTGATCGCGACGAGCTACCTCTATGGAGCGATCCGCGTCTCGGGCCGCGAGGTCGTCATCTCGAAGTCGGCCCGCATCCAGATCGCCGTGACCGCGGGGCTCTACCTCGCGCTCCAGGCCGTCAGCATCTGGCTCGACCAGTATGCGGCCGTGACCGAGCAGTCCTCGCTCATCACGGGTGCGGCATACACCGAGGTGCATGCCGTCATCCCGGGCCGGGGCATCCTCGCGATCATCGCCGCGGCCGTCGCGATCCTGTTCTTCATCACCGCGATCATCGGCCGTTGGCGGTTCCCGCTCGTCGGCACCGCGCTCCTCATCGTGTCGAGCCTCATCATCGGCTCCCTCTATCCGTGGGTCGTGCAGCGTTTCCAGGTCGACCCGAGCGAGCGTGTGCTCGAAGAGCCCTACATCCAGCGGAACATCGACCTCACCCGCGACGCCTACGGCGTCGCCGACATCGACGAGATCCCGTACGAGGCGAAGACCGACGCCGAGCCGGGGGCACTCCGCTCCGACGCCGAGACGACCGCGTCGATCCGCCTCATGGACCCCGCCGTCATCAGCTCGGCGTTCCAGCAGCTCCAGCAGTTCCGTCAGTACTACCAGTTCCCCGACGACCTCGACGTCGATCGCTACCCGCTGCCCGACGGCGGCACGCAGGACTCGATCGTCGCGGTGCGCGACGTCAACCTCGAGGGGCTCGGCGACGCGAGCACCTGGTACAACTCGCACATCGTCTACACGCACGGCTACGGTCTCGTGGCCGCGGCGGGCAACCAGCGCTCGGTCGACGGGCAGCCGGTGTTCCTGCAGTCGGGCATCCCGTCGGCGGGACAGCTCGGCGACTTCCAGCCGCGCGTGTACTTCGGGCAGACTTCGCCCGCGTACTCGATCGTCGGCGCACCCGACGGGGCGAAGCCCGTCGAACTCGACTACCCTGCGGGCGGCAACGAGGCCGAGCAGACGCAGACGACCTTCGACGGCGACGGCGGTCCGAAGCTCGACAACGCGTTCAAGAAGCTCGTCTACGCGCTCAAGTTCCAGTCCGAGCAGATCTTCCTCTCCGACGCCGTCAACGACGACTCGCAGATCCTCTACGACCGCGACCCCATCGAGCGCGTCAAGAAGGTCGCGCCGTATCTCACGCCCGACTCCGACGTGTACCCGTCGGTGGTCGACGGCCGCATCGTGTGGATCGTCGACGGCTACACGCTGTCCGACCAGTTCCCGTACTCGAACAAGGTCAGCATGAGTGAGGCGATCGCCGACAGCGAGGGGCTCACGCCAACGCTCGCGTTCGACGAGATCAACTACATCCGCAACTCGGTCAAGGCCACGGTCGACGCCTACGACGGCACGGTCACGCTCTACGCGTGGGACCAAGACGACCCGATCCTCCAGACCTGGCAGAAGATCTTCCCCGCGACCATCAAGCCCATGAGCGAGATGTCGGGCGAGCTCATGAGCCACGTGCGGTACCCGGCCGACCTCTTCAAGGTGCAGCGCGCGGTGCTCGGGCGCTACCACGTCGACGAGGCGGGCTCGTTCTACTCGCGTGAAGACGCGTGGTCGACGCCGAAGGATCCGACGCAGCCGCCCGCGAGCGAGCTCCTGCAGCCGCCGTACTACCTGACGATGCAGATGCCCGGCCAAGATGCGCCGTCGTACTCGCTGTACTCCACGTTCATCCCCGAGTCGCGCAGCGACCAGAGCCGGAACGTCCTGCGCGGGTACCTCGCGGTCGACTCCGACGCGGGTTCGGTCGCGGGGAAGAAGTCCGACGGCTACGGCAAGCTGCGCCTGCTCTCGCTCCCCGAAGACGACAACGTGCCGGGCCCGGGTCAGGTGCAGAACACGTTCAATTCCGACACGGCGGTGGGCCAGCAGCTCAACATCCTCGCGCAGGGGCAGTCCGACGTCATCAACGGCAACCTGCTGACGGTGCCGGTCGGCGGGGGTCTGCTCTACGTGCAGCCCGTCTACGTCAAGTCGACGACGAACACGAGCTTCCCGCTCCTGCGGAAGGTGCTCGTCGCGTTCGGCGACCGGATCGCGTTCCAGGACACGCTCGACCAGGCGCTCAACGTACTGTTCGGCGGCGACTCGGGCGCGGCCGCGGGAGACGAGACCGTCGAGCCCGACCAGCCCGGCACCGAGCCCGGTGCCGAGCCGGGCACTGGCGACGGCACCGACGCGGGTGCAGGCGAGGGTGTGCAGAGCACCGAGCTGCAGGCGCTCCTCAACCGCGCGCAGCAGGCGCTGAAGAACAAGCAGGACGCGCTCGCGAAGGGCGACTGGGGGGCGTACGGCCAGGCCGACGCCGAACTCGCCGAGATCGTGTCGGAGCTCGTCGCGCTCGCCGACGACGGTGCGAGCGGTTCGCAGCCGCCCGCGACCGAAGCGCCTGCGACGCCGGCGCCGAGCAGTGTGAAGAAGTAG